A portion of the Pseudomonas synxantha BG33R genome contains these proteins:
- the pcaC gene encoding 4-carboxymuconolactone decarboxylase, which produces MDEKQRYADGLQVRREVLGDAHVDRSLNALTEFNSEFQEMITRHAWGDIWTRPGLPRHTRSLITIAMLIGMNRSEELKLHLRAAASNGVTRAEIKEVLMQSAIYCGIPAANATFHLAESVWDELGVESRA; this is translated from the coding sequence GTGGACGAGAAACAACGTTACGCCGATGGCCTGCAGGTGCGCCGCGAAGTGCTGGGCGATGCCCATGTCGACCGCAGCCTCAATGCCCTGACCGAGTTCAACAGCGAGTTCCAGGAAATGATCACGCGCCATGCCTGGGGCGATATCTGGACGCGCCCCGGGCTGCCTCGGCATACCCGCAGCCTGATCACCATCGCCATGTTGATCGGCATGAACCGCAGTGAAGAGCTCAAGCTGCACCTGCGTGCGGCCGCCAGCAATGGTGTGACCCGCGCCGAGATCAAGGAAGTGCTGATGCAGAGTGCGATCTATTGCGGAATACCGGCGGCGAATGCGACGTTTCACTTGGCCGAGTCGGTGTGGGATGAACTCGGGGTTGAATCGCGCGCGTAA
- the pcaG gene encoding protocatechuate 3,4-dioxygenase subunit alpha — MTLNATTSHTVGPYYHIGLTWLNREDMTVAATLGERVAISGQVVDGNGDVVNDAMLEVWQANAAGKYDHPEDEQDKAVDPHFEGFGRVPVDAEGRFRFTTIKPGSVPGLKGTTQAPHLVVLVFARGLVKHLLTRIYFDGEALNGDDPLLACVPAERRSTLIAKADAQGVYQWNVILQGTDKETVFFDY; from the coding sequence ATGACACTCAACGCGACCACGTCCCACACCGTCGGGCCGTATTACCACATCGGCCTGACCTGGCTGAACCGTGAAGACATGACCGTAGCCGCCACACTCGGCGAGCGCGTGGCGATCAGCGGCCAGGTAGTGGACGGCAACGGTGATGTCGTCAACGACGCCATGCTGGAAGTCTGGCAGGCCAATGCTGCCGGTAAATATGACCACCCTGAGGACGAGCAAGACAAGGCGGTCGATCCGCACTTTGAAGGTTTTGGCCGGGTGCCGGTGGATGCCGAGGGGCGCTTCCGCTTTACCACCATCAAGCCAGGCAGTGTGCCGGGATTGAAAGGCACGACTCAGGCGCCGCATCTGGTGGTACTGGTGTTTGCCCGTGGGTTGGTAAAGCACTTGCTCACGCGGATTTATTTTGACGGTGAGGCACTCAACGGCGATGACCCGCTGTTGGCGTGTGTACCGGCTGAGCGTCGTAGCACCTTGATTGCCAAGGCGGATGCGCAGGGTGTGTATCAGTGGAATGTGATTTTGCAGGGGACAGACAAGGAAACGGTGTTCTTCGATTACTGA
- a CDS encoding MFS family transporter, whose translation MTTTTSHYTGEERRKRIFAIVGASSGNLVEWFDFYVYAFCAIYFAPAFFPSDDPTVQLLNTAGVFAAGFLMRPIGGWLFGRVADKHGRKNSMMISVLMMCAGSLVIAFLPTYNDIGAWAPALLLVARLFQGLSVGGEYGTTATYMSEVALKGQRGFFASFQYVTLIGGQLLAVLVVVILQQILSEEELRAWGWRIPFVIGAIAAVISLLLRRTLKETTSKEMRQDKDAGSIVALFRDHGKAFITVLGYTAGGSLIFYTFTTYMQKYLVNTVGMHAKTSSYIMTGALFLYMCMQPLFGMLADKIGRRNSMLWFAGLGTLFTVPILLTLKTVTSPFLAFVLITLALAIVSFYTSISGLVKAEMFPPQVRALGVGLAYAVANAVFGGSAEVVALSLKSIGMENTFYWYVTAMMAVAFLFSLRLPKQAAYLHHDL comes from the coding sequence ATGACAACAACAACGAGTCACTACACCGGAGAAGAACGCCGCAAACGGATTTTTGCGATTGTCGGGGCTTCCTCCGGCAACCTGGTCGAATGGTTCGACTTCTACGTCTACGCCTTCTGCGCAATCTATTTTGCCCCGGCGTTTTTCCCCTCGGACGACCCCACGGTGCAACTGCTCAACACCGCCGGTGTGTTCGCCGCCGGGTTCCTGATGCGGCCGATCGGCGGCTGGCTGTTTGGCAGGGTGGCCGACAAGCACGGGCGCAAAAATTCGATGATGATCTCGGTGCTGATGATGTGCGCCGGTTCACTGGTTATCGCTTTCCTGCCCACCTATAACGACATCGGTGCCTGGGCGCCGGCGCTGCTGTTGGTGGCGCGGCTGTTCCAGGGTTTGTCGGTGGGGGGCGAGTACGGCACCACGGCGACCTACATGAGTGAAGTTGCGCTCAAGGGCCAGCGCGGTTTCTTTGCCTCGTTCCAATACGTGACCCTGATCGGCGGCCAGTTGCTGGCGGTGCTGGTGGTGGTGATCCTGCAACAGATCCTCAGCGAAGAAGAACTGCGTGCCTGGGGCTGGCGCATTCCGTTTGTAATCGGCGCCATCGCAGCGGTGATCTCCCTGCTGCTGCGTCGCACCCTGAAAGAAACAACCAGCAAGGAAATGCGTCAGGACAAGGACGCCGGCAGCATCGTCGCGCTGTTCCGTGACCACGGCAAAGCCTTCATCACTGTGCTGGGCTACACCGCTGGCGGCTCGCTGATTTTCTACACGTTCACCACTTACATGCAGAAGTACCTGGTTAACACTGTCGGTATGCACGCCAAGACGTCCAGCTACATCATGACCGGCGCGCTGTTTCTGTACATGTGCATGCAGCCGCTGTTCGGCATGTTGGCCGACAAGATCGGGCGACGTAATTCCATGCTCTGGTTCGCCGGCCTTGGCACCTTGTTCACTGTGCCGATCCTGTTGACCTTGAAAACCGTGACCAGCCCGTTCCTGGCGTTTGTACTGATCACCCTGGCCTTGGCGATTGTCAGCTTCTACACCTCCATCAGCGGCCTGGTCAAAGCCGAGATGTTCCCGCCCCAGGTGCGTGCCTTGGGTGTGGGCCTGGCATATGCCGTGGCTAACGCGGTGTTTGGCGGTTCGGCGGAAGTGGTCGCACTGAGCCTGAAATCCATCGGCATGGAAAACACCTTCTATTGGTACGTCACTGCGATGATGGCGGTGGCCTTCCTGTTCAGCTTGCGCCTGCCTAAACAGGCGGCGTACCTGCATCACGATTTGTAA
- the pcaD gene encoding 3-oxoadipate enol-lactonase — MAFVQLAEGELHYQLDGPVDAPVLVLSNSLGTDLHMWDVQIPAFTEHFRVLRFDTRGHGKSLVTEGPYSIEQLGRDVLALLNALDIQRAHFCGLSMGGLIGQWLGIHAGERLQRLVVCNTAAKIGTPEVWNPRIEMVLRDGAAAMVALRDASIARWFTADFAAANPHQAKQITDMLAATSPEGYAANCGAVRDADFREQLSSIKVPTLVIAGTEDAVTPPAGSHFIQHHVQGAEYAEFYAAHLSNVQAGAAFSDRVINFLLAR; from the coding sequence GTGGCTTTTGTACAACTCGCCGAGGGCGAATTGCATTACCAATTGGACGGGCCGGTGGATGCACCGGTGCTGGTACTGTCCAACTCTCTGGGCACCGACCTGCACATGTGGGACGTGCAGATCCCGGCGTTCACCGAGCATTTTCGCGTGTTGCGTTTCGATACCCGCGGTCACGGCAAGTCCCTGGTGACCGAGGGGCCCTACAGCATCGAACAACTGGGGCGCGACGTGCTTGCGTTGCTGAATGCGCTGGATATCCAGCGTGCGCACTTTTGCGGCCTGTCCATGGGCGGCTTGATCGGCCAATGGCTGGGCATCCACGCCGGCGAGCGTTTGCAGCGCCTGGTGGTGTGCAATACCGCCGCCAAGATCGGCACGCCTGAGGTCTGGAACCCCCGCATCGAAATGGTCCTGCGTGACGGCGCCGCTGCGATGGTGGCGCTGCGCGATGCTTCGATTGCGCGCTGGTTTACCGCGGATTTCGCTGCGGCCAACCCGCACCAGGCCAAGCAGATCACCGACATGCTCGCGGCCACATCGCCCGAGGGCTACGCCGCCAATTGCGGCGCCGTGCGCGACGCGGATTTTCGTGAGCAACTGTCGTCGATCAAGGTGCCGACCCTGGTGATTGCCGGCACTGAAGACGCGGTGACACCGCCGGCTGGCAGCCACTTTATCCAGCACCATGTGCAGGGCGCCGAGTACGCCGAGTTCTATGCGGCGCACCTGTCCAACGTGCAAGCCGGCGCTGCCTTCAGCGACCGTGTGATCAACTTTCTGCTGGCTCGCTGA
- a CDS encoding polysaccharide deacetylase family protein: MKPFAAASVVFALALSLSGCIGAPIALTPATQQRLQAQAPIRFLLTFDDGPSASGYNNPSRSVVADLANNPVLPGIKAVFFLQTEAARSGGSSRGRKTMEREFAAGHVLAFHTATAFHTNHRWLNDAELERTLSEGTADIAAITGTPPMLVRPPFWNYDRRTFAAYQRHGMHVLLTDLSANDGKIWGFNASPRRRANLYRQLSVVRERIALGELPMVEGVIPVVVTFHDINRYTARHMQEYLQILMDSARINGLKTGVEPFYTDHAMLERAALARTVKDVNEEVHLPGVWNWIWDADSH, encoded by the coding sequence ATGAAACCCTTTGCCGCAGCGAGCGTAGTGTTTGCCTTGGCCCTGAGCCTGAGCGGCTGCATCGGCGCGCCCATTGCCCTGACACCGGCAACCCAGCAACGCTTGCAAGCCCAGGCACCGATCCGCTTCCTGTTGACCTTCGATGACGGCCCAAGCGCCTCGGGCTACAACAACCCGAGCCGTTCGGTAGTGGCCGACCTGGCCAATAACCCGGTGTTGCCGGGGATCAAGGCGGTGTTCTTCCTGCAGACCGAAGCGGCCCGCTCAGGTGGCAGTTCTCGGGGGCGCAAGACCATGGAACGTGAATTCGCCGCTGGCCATGTCCTGGCCTTTCACACGGCGACGGCGTTTCATACCAATCACCGCTGGCTGAACGATGCAGAGCTGGAACGCACCCTTTCCGAAGGTACGGCAGACATTGCCGCCATCACCGGCACGCCGCCCATGCTGGTACGCCCACCGTTCTGGAACTACGACCGCCGTACCTTCGCCGCCTACCAGCGGCATGGCATGCACGTACTGCTGACGGACCTCAGCGCCAATGACGGAAAGATCTGGGGCTTCAACGCCAGCCCGCGCCGGCGGGCCAATTTGTATCGGCAGCTGTCGGTCGTGCGTGAGCGCATCGCGCTGGGTGAACTGCCGATGGTTGAAGGCGTGATACCGGTGGTAGTGACCTTCCATGACATCAACCGCTACACCGCCCGGCATATGCAGGAGTATTTGCAGATCCTGATGGACAGCGCGCGGATCAACGGTTTGAAGACCGGTGTCGAGCCGTTCTACACCGACCACGCCATGCTGGAACGCGCAGCACTGGCACGTACCGTGAAGGATGTGAATGAAGAGGTCCATCTGCCGGGTGTATGGAACTGGATATGGGATGCGGACTCACACTGA
- a CDS encoding 3-carboxy-cis,cis-muconate cycloisomerase — MTLRTSNQLFDAYFTAASMAEVFCDQGRLQGMLDFEAALARAQARVGLIPQAAVAPIAQACLASLYDVDALGAAIATAGNSAIPVVKALGKLIASEEADAERYVHLGATSQDVMDTGLVLQVRQALVLIEADLARLGDVLAAQAQRYAAVPLAGRTWLQHATPVTLGMKIAGWLGAVTRSRQRLAELKPRLLVLQFGGASGTLAALGEHAMPVAEALAAELQLGLPEQPWHTQRDRLVEFASVLGLIAGSLGKLGRDISLLMQTEAAEVFEPAAPGKGGSSTMPHKRNPVGAAVLISAATRVPGLVATMFSAMPQEHERSLGLWHAEWETLPEICRQVSGALQQALLVSEGLEVDTARMAQNLDLTQGLVLAEAVSIVLAQRLGRDTAHHLLEQCCKRAVAKQRHLRAVLADEPQVTAELSAAELDRLLDPAHYLGQAQTWVTRAVTEHFALTA, encoded by the coding sequence ATGACGCTGCGCACGAGCAATCAACTGTTCGACGCTTACTTCACCGCCGCCAGCATGGCCGAAGTGTTCTGTGACCAGGGACGCTTGCAGGGCATGCTGGATTTCGAGGCGGCGCTGGCCCGGGCCCAGGCTCGGGTCGGGCTGATTCCCCAGGCTGCCGTCGCGCCGATTGCCCAGGCGTGCCTGGCTTCGCTGTATGACGTCGATGCGCTTGGCGCGGCCATTGCCACGGCGGGTAATTCGGCGATTCCAGTGGTAAAGGCGCTGGGCAAGTTGATCGCCAGTGAAGAGGCCGACGCCGAGCGTTATGTGCACCTGGGCGCGACCAGCCAGGATGTGATGGACACCGGCCTGGTGCTGCAAGTGCGCCAGGCGCTGGTGTTGATCGAGGCGGATTTGGCGCGCCTGGGGGACGTGCTGGCTGCCCAGGCGCAGCGTTACGCCGCTGTGCCCCTGGCCGGACGCACCTGGCTGCAGCACGCGACGCCGGTCACCCTGGGCATGAAAATCGCCGGTTGGCTGGGTGCGGTGACACGCAGTCGCCAGCGCCTTGCCGAATTGAAACCGCGCCTGTTGGTGCTGCAATTTGGCGGTGCGTCCGGCACCTTGGCGGCGCTCGGCGAACACGCCATGCCTGTTGCCGAAGCCTTGGCCGCCGAGTTGCAACTGGGCTTGCCGGAACAGCCCTGGCACACCCAGCGCGATCGCCTGGTGGAATTTGCCAGCGTACTCGGTCTGATCGCCGGCAGCCTCGGCAAACTGGGACGCGACATCAGCCTGTTGATGCAAACCGAGGCGGCAGAAGTGTTTGAGCCCGCCGCGCCGGGCAAGGGCGGTTCATCGACCATGCCGCACAAACGCAACCCCGTAGGCGCCGCCGTATTGATCAGCGCTGCCACCCGCGTGCCGGGCCTGGTGGCGACCATGTTCAGCGCCATGCCCCAGGAGCACGAACGCAGCCTGGGCCTGTGGCACGCCGAATGGGAAACCTTGCCAGAGATTTGCCGCCAGGTGTCCGGCGCCTTGCAACAGGCGCTGCTGGTGAGTGAAGGGCTGGAGGTCGATACCGCGCGCATGGCGCAGAATCTGGACCTGACCCAGGGCCTGGTGTTGGCTGAAGCAGTCAGCATCGTGCTTGCCCAACGCCTGGGCCGCGATACCGCACACCACCTGCTGGAGCAATGCTGCAAACGCGCCGTGGCCAAGCAGCGTCACTTGCGCGCCGTGCTGGCGGATGAGCCCCAGGTGACTGCCGAGTTGTCAGCGGCTGAACTGGACCGCCTGCTCGACCCGGCCCATTACCTGGGCCAAGCCCAGACCTGGGTCACGCGTGCCGTGACTGAACACTTTGCGTTGACTGCCTGA